Part of the Nitrospirota bacterium genome, CTCTTTGCAACTCTTCCAGAACTGATTTAGTTGGGTCATAAAGTATCCTATGCCAGCATTTTCATAAACGTTTCTATTAGCCTCATCCCTTTGAATAACAATATAGCAGAAAAACAGAGCCGAAAACAACACAAGGAAAAGTATCAACTTCAATCGGATTGCATCTGTACTAATAGATATAGAAGCCTCATTGGACGGATTGCTTTATTTTTGATATGATGTTATCATTATTTTAACAAAACAAGAGGGGTAAAATGTCAGAAAAAATGCATGGAAGAAGGGTTTGTTTTGCCTGATTATGATGATTGCAAAATAGCGATTCTCATTCCGTGTTATAACGAAGAGAAGACCATTGCCAGGGTTATATGTGACTTCAAGTCAGAGATTCCCAATGCGGATATATATGTTTTTGACAACAACTCTACAGATAATACCGTAAAAGAAGCAACCCGGGCAGGCGCAATAGTGCGATATGAGAAAAGGCAGGGGAAGGGGAATGTTGTTCGTTCCATGTTTCGGAGTGTTGATGCTGATTTATATGTGCTGGTGGATGGTGATGGAACATACCCGGCAGACAGGGTTCATGAACTGATCAAGCCTATCCTTACTGAAGATGCAGATATGGTAATTGGTTCACGTCTTCATAGCATGTCGAATAGCCGCTTCAAGCCACTTAACCGGATGGGAAATCGTCTTTTTCTTTTTTTACTAAACGCTATATTTGACGTGCATGTCACAGATCTTTTATCAGGATACCGTGCATTCAGCAGACGTGTTGTCAAGAGTCTACCCCTTTTGAGCAGAGGGTTTGAGATAGAAACTGAATTGACTGTAAAATGTCTTGAGCGTGACTACAAAATTGTGGAGGTTCCGGTAGCACTTTCTCCGAGAGCAGAGGGAAGCTCTTCCAAGATAAAGATTTTCAGTGACGGTCTTCTAATATTTAATACAATCTTTGCCTTATTTAGAGATTACAAGCCACTAACAGCCTTTGGGATGTTGGGGGGCTTTCTTGTTTTCTGTGGATTGATTCCCGGCGTTGTAGTAATTAGTGAGTTTATTGCTACAAGTTATATAAGTCGCGTTCCTTCAGCCATACTTGCTGTTGGGTTAGTTTTGTCCGGATTACTTGTAGCATTTATTGGCTTGGTTCTCCATACTATCGCAAGACATTTTCAGGAGCTGGACCTTCAGATGCAGAACCTGAATGAAATTGTAGACAAGAGTTTACATAAAATGAAAGAATGATCAGAAATAAACCTGATGTTATAATCCAGGATCTGGAGATTATGGCAGATGCCGTTAATTACCGGCAATGGATATATAGTCGTATCAGCAGATACATTGGACAAAGAATTGTTGAACTTGGTGCAGGTATTGGAAACTTTACCGAGAGCTTTCTTGATAGGGAACTTGTTGTTGCTGTTGACAATTACAACCCCTGTATCGAATATTTGGAAAAACGGTTCTCAGGTCACGGAAACGTCGTTCCGGTGAAGATGGATATCTCCAGTCACGAAATCTTATCGCTGTCTCGTTACAAACCTGATACTATTATTTGCATAAATGTACTGGAACATGTAAAAGATGATTCGGTAGCCGTTTCTCATATGTTTCAAGTACTATCAAGGGGGGGGCACATAGTATTATTTGTGCCTGCATTTCAGTTTTTATATGGAAATATTGACCGGAGTGTAGGACACCATAGACGTTACAGCAAAAATGAGTTAAAGGAAAGACTAATCGTGGCAGGCTTTAAACTAAAAGATATATTTTATATGAACTCTATTGGAACCATAGGCTGGTTTTTAAATAATAAAATCCTCAAGCGTAAAGAAGAATCTGCATCACAGGTCATATTCTATGACAGGTTTGTTGTTCCATGGTTAAAACATATGGAATATTATATTAGCCCACCCCTTGGCTTGTCACTGATTGCTATAGGTGAGAAGTAAAATAAATGTGGAATTGATAAAATCCTCCCCGCATGATGTAGTTCAGCCCGATGTCCTTGTTGTCTGTGATGAGAAGAAGATAACCGAGAAGAACATTCAGGGTGTGCCTGACCTTGTGGTGGAGGTGCTTTCACCGAACACTGCGATTAAGGACAAGCGGCTGCTGTATGAAAAGGTTGGGATAAGGGAATACATAATTATAGACCCGACGGAACAGTATGTGGAGAGGTATCTCCCTGATGAAGAGGGTTTTTATGGAATTCCGGATATATTCGGTCCGAAAGAGGTTGTGAAGCTGAAGGCCTTTGAAGAAATAGAGATACCGCTGTGGGAGGTCTTTGAGACGGAACCTCCGGAACGAGAGTAGTTGGGGAAAGGTAGTTCCCCCTGACCGCAAGCTGCATCAGGGGGAACCGATTATTGCCTGTTATGGCCTGATGGTCACGTAGATGTAGCCTCCGGACCTGTAAACAAGTAGAAGCACGTTATCGTCAGGGCCTATCCTGGAGACCACTTTCCTGTAATCATTTATCTCCTTTATTACCTGCCGGTTTATCTCCTGAATGACATCGTTTCTCTTAAGAATCCCGGAGGCAGGGCTGTCCTCTTCAACCTTGGACACGAGAACCCCTCTTACCTTGTCGGGTATATTGAGGCTTGCCCTGAGGTCTGCTGTGAGTTCCTGAACATAAACTCCGCGCAGAACATTGTTGTAGCCTTCTTTTACGGCTGCCGTCTCTGTCTCTGGATATTCACCGAGAGTTACCGTCAGTATCCTTTCCTTGCCATCCCTTATAATCTTTGCCTGTACGGTTTTCCCAGGGGGTGTGTTGGCAACCATATTTCTCAGGGATGTCTCGTCCTCTACCATCTTGCCGTCAAACTCCACAATAAGGTCTCCCCGTTTAAAGCCGGCTTTTTCAGCAGGACTATCCTTTACCACGTCTGTTACAAGGGCACCCTTGTCCTCTTTTATATCAAATGACTTGGCAAGTTCGGGCGTAAGACCCTGAATTGTTACCCCAAGCCATCCACGGATAACTTTGCCGTATTTGACTATGCTCTTCATTACCGCCTTTGCCATATCCGAGGGGATGGCAAACCCGATACCCATATATCCGCCGCTTGTTGAAAATATAGCGGTATTCACACCTATAAGCTCTCCCTTTGTACTGACAAGCGCTCCACCCGAGTTGCCGGGATTAATGGCGGCATCGGTCTGGATAAAATCCTCGTAGTCGGCAATGCCCACATTGGACCTGCCTACTGCGCTTACTATTCCCATGGTTATGGTCTGGTTCAGACCAAATGGGTTTCCAATGGCAATAACCACTTCTCCCACCCTCAGGCTGTCAGACTCTCCTATCTTGATGGCAGGCAGTTTTTCAGCGTCAATCTTTATCACCGCAAGGTCTGTCTTGGGGTCAGTGCCGATAACCTTGCCCTTGAATTCCCTCTTGTCAGAGAGTACCACCTTTATCTCATCTGCATCCTTTATCACATGATTGTTGGTGAGTATGTACCCGTCCTCGGATACTATTACCCCTGAGCCAAGGGCTGAGGATTTGAATTTCCGTTCAGGGCCAAAAGACCTGAAGTCGTTACCGAAGAACCGCCTGAAAAAGGGGTCGTTAAATAAATCGTTGAAGGGGTTGTTCTTCAATGTAACGGTCCTTGTGGTGGATATATTAACGACTGAAGGTTTTACCACCTCGGCAACCTCGGAGAGTGACGTGCTCAACCTGCCAAGGAACTCGGTAGCTTCTTTCGATACCCTGGTTTGATCTGCAAACGTGAGTTTTTGAACATCAAGATTTGATGATATAGTAAGACCTACAACTATACCAATCAAAACCAGAAGCAGTGCAATGACCTTGTTTCTCTTTTTCATGTGTTCACCTCCACATCGGTTTTTTTTGGTTGGCAATAACTCCTATCCAGTGATAAAAAACCTCAATCAAGGGACTTTCAGGTGTACCTCGGTTGTTGCCATTCCTGAGGCAGAAAGAGTCTCTCATACGTCATCAGGGCAAACCTGTCTGTCATGCCTGCTATAAAATCACAGACCATCCTGTGCCTGTCCATCTTTTTTTCAGCACGAACATTTCCGAACCCCTCTTCAATATCCTCAATATGGTCAAGAAAGTACTCATAAAGGTCACGGAGTATCTTCCTTGCCTTTTTAAACTCCATCTTTATCTGCCGGCTCTCATAGACACTGTCAAAAAGGAAATCCCTGAGAATGTATATTGCAGCGGAAACCTCCTCTCCCATATAAATATGATCATACTCGGTGGCTATTGTTGAATATATCACATCCTTGACCATTGTATCTATACGTTTTGAATATTTGTTTCCTATGGTCTTTATAACTTCCGCGGGTATGTCCGTCCTTTTTATCACTCCCGCCCTGATGGCGTCGTCAAGGTCATGATTTAGATAGGCAATTATATCAGATACCCTTACGACCTGTCCTTCAAGGGTCTCGGAAAGACCTGCACCGTTCTCAGGCATTATTTGTCCCTTTCCTTTTGAGTGGGTTACTATGCCGTTTCTTACCTCATGGGTGAGGTTGAGTCCCCTGCCGTTGTTTTCAAGAAAGTCCACCACCCGGAGGCTCTGTTTGTGATGGTCAAAACCCCCTGGATATATCTCTCTCAGGACTGCCTCTCCTGCATGGCCGAAAGGCGTGTGCCCGAGGTCATGACCCAGGGCTATGGCCTCCGTGAGATCCTCGTTCAATCTGAGCGCCCTGGAGATAGTACGTGCGATCTGGGAAACCTCAAGTACATGCGTCAGCCTTGTCCTGTAATGGTCCCCTTTTGGCGCAAGAAAGACCTGTGTCTTATGTTTTAGCCGCCGGAATGACTTTGAATGGATTATTCTGTCCCTGTCACGTTGAAAACAGGTGCGGACTTCCCCTTCCTTTTCAGGCCTTACCCGCCCCTTACTACCTGTGCTGAGGGCGGCCTTGGGATGAAGGGTCTTTTTCTCAATTGCTTCTGTCTGTCCGCGAA contains:
- a CDS encoding deoxyguanosinetriphosphate triphosphohydrolase, whose translation is MTIRGQTEAIEKKTLHPKAALSTGSKGRVRPEKEGEVRTCFQRDRDRIIHSKSFRRLKHKTQVFLAPKGDHYRTRLTHVLEVSQIARTISRALRLNEDLTEAIALGHDLGHTPFGHAGEAVLREIYPGGFDHHKQSLRVVDFLENNGRGLNLTHEVRNGIVTHSKGKGQIMPENGAGLSETLEGQVVRVSDIIAYLNHDLDDAIRAGVIKRTDIPAEVIKTIGNKYSKRIDTMVKDVIYSTIATEYDHIYMGEEVSAAIYILRDFLFDSVYESRQIKMEFKKARKILRDLYEYFLDHIEDIEEGFGNVRAEKKMDRHRMVCDFIAGMTDRFALMTYERLFLPQEWQQPRYT
- a CDS encoding class I SAM-dependent methyltransferase, which produces MADAVNYRQWIYSRISRYIGQRIVELGAGIGNFTESFLDRELVVAVDNYNPCIEYLEKRFSGHGNVVPVKMDISSHEILSLSRYKPDTIICINVLEHVKDDSVAVSHMFQVLSRGGHIVLFVPAFQFLYGNIDRSVGHHRRYSKNELKERLIVAGFKLKDIFYMNSIGTIGWFLNNKILKRKEESASQVIFYDRFVVPWLKHMEYYISPPLGLSLIAIGEK
- a CDS encoding Uma2 family endonuclease, which produces MELIKSSPHDVVQPDVLVVCDEKKITEKNIQGVPDLVVEVLSPNTAIKDKRLLYEKVGIREYIIIDPTEQYVERYLPDEEGFYGIPDIFGPKEVVKLKAFEEIEIPLWEVFETEPPERE
- a CDS encoding glycosyltransferase; amino-acid sequence: MEEGFVLPDYDDCKIAILIPCYNEEKTIARVICDFKSEIPNADIYVFDNNSTDNTVKEATRAGAIVRYEKRQGKGNVVRSMFRSVDADLYVLVDGDGTYPADRVHELIKPILTEDADMVIGSRLHSMSNSRFKPLNRMGNRLFLFLLNAIFDVHVTDLLSGYRAFSRRVVKSLPLLSRGFEIETELTVKCLERDYKIVEVPVALSPRAEGSSSKIKIFSDGLLIFNTIFALFRDYKPLTAFGMLGGFLVFCGLIPGVVVISEFIATSYISRVPSAILAVGLVLSGLLVAFIGLVLHTIARHFQELDLQMQNLNEIVDKSLHKMKE
- a CDS encoding DegQ family serine endoprotease — protein: MKKRNKVIALLLVLIGIVVGLTISSNLDVQKLTFADQTRVSKEATEFLGRLSTSLSEVAEVVKPSVVNISTTRTVTLKNNPFNDLFNDPFFRRFFGNDFRSFGPERKFKSSALGSGVIVSEDGYILTNNHVIKDADEIKVVLSDKREFKGKVIGTDPKTDLAVIKIDAEKLPAIKIGESDSLRVGEVVIAIGNPFGLNQTITMGIVSAVGRSNVGIADYEDFIQTDAAINPGNSGGALVSTKGELIGVNTAIFSTSGGYMGIGFAIPSDMAKAVMKSIVKYGKVIRGWLGVTIQGLTPELAKSFDIKEDKGALVTDVVKDSPAEKAGFKRGDLIVEFDGKMVEDETSLRNMVANTPPGKTVQAKIIRDGKERILTVTLGEYPETETAAVKEGYNNVLRGVYVQELTADLRASLNIPDKVRGVLVSKVEEDSPASGILKRNDVIQEINRQVIKEINDYRKVVSRIGPDDNVLLLVYRSGGYIYVTIRP